A region of Flavobacteriales bacterium DNA encodes the following proteins:
- the ruvX gene encoding Holliday junction resolvase RuvX, which translates to MSKAIAIDFGLKRCGIAITDELKMIASPLETVPAVDLETFLAKLFEREKVDTIVIGLPVSLDGSDTDITPNVRLLNERLHMLYPEKQVCLYDERFTSSMAGQALVDFGMKKKDRQKKENLDMTSAALILQGYLRSLTS; encoded by the coding sequence ATGTCAAAGGCCATCGCCATCGATTTCGGACTCAAACGCTGCGGTATCGCTATCACGGATGAACTCAAGATGATCGCCAGCCCACTGGAGACCGTTCCTGCCGTGGACTTGGAGACCTTTCTGGCCAAGCTCTTCGAACGTGAGAAGGTAGATACCATCGTCATCGGTCTGCCTGTCTCCTTGGATGGTAGCGACACCGATATCACACCCAACGTGCGCTTGCTCAATGAGCGCCTGCACATGCTCTATCCCGAAAAGCAGGTCTGTCTCTACGATGAGCGCTTCACTTCCAGCATGGCCGGTCAGGCACTGGTGGATTTCGGTATGAAGAAGAAGGACCGCCAGAAGAAGGAGAATCTGGACATGACCAGCGCAGCCTTGATTCTACAGGGCTATCTGCGCAGCCTCACTTCTTAG